The segment CGGGGGCGGGTGTCCCGCAGGCCTTGACCGTTTTCAACGGGGTCGTACTGCTTGCGCTCCTGGTGTTTCAGCGGGACTTCGACCGCTCGAGCCTTGCGGCCGGGACATTGTTTGCGATCGTCAGTATCCTCTTGTTGCTAGGGTACGCTGTGTTCGGGGCCTTCGTCCTGGGTCAGGGATTCGCGCCGCCGGTGACGACGCTCACAAGCGCCCTATACTTCGCGGTGGTCACCATGTCGACAGTGGGTTATGGCGACATCGTGCCAAAGAGCGCGGATGCGCGATTCTTCGTGATGTCGGTCATCATTCTCGGCATTACGGTGTTCGCCACGTCCATATCGGCGGTCATCGTGCCGGCCATGACCGCGCGCATGCAGAATCTGATGAAGGGGGGCGGCAAGCGGATGATGCGCAAGAATCATTATGTGATCGTGGGTGCCACATCGCTCGCACGCAATACCTGCCGGGAGCTTTTGGCGCGCCATCTTCCGGTTACAGTGGTCGTGGCCAGCGCCGCGGACGCCGGGGCCTTCGGAGATGCCGATGTGCTGGTGGGCGATGCCAGTGATGCCGACACCTTGCGCACGGCGGGCGTCCCGGATGCAACCGCGGTGCTCGCGTTGCGCGACGATGACTCGGAGAATGCCTTCACGGTCCTGGCCGTCAAGGAGCTAAACGGCGCGACGCGTACGGTAGCCGCCGTCAATCATGGCAAGAACATGGCGCGCATGCACCATGTCCGGCCGGATCTCGTCATTGCCCCGCAAGTAATGGGCGGGGAGCTGCTGGCCATGGCCCTCAATAACGAGGAGCTCGACAGCGATACGGTGATGCGTCGCCTGTTTCGCAAGGGCGAGGTCGATTCGTGAGGCATCCCCAAGGACGCGCGGTGCGCGCCGTCATGAGGCCGTTTTGGGCTTGCGGTACTGCGCCGGGACGCGTGTGAGCCCGCGGAATTCCGCCTTTTCCATGCGTGCCATGAGGTCGCGATCATGTTCGTCCCGATAGGGCTTGAGATCGAGGTCCGCGGGGACGTGTTTTAGCCGCTCGTCGCCTACGCTCTTGACGTAGCGTTGCATGAAGGCGTCATAGGCCCGCCAGGAGATGCGATCGGCGCGCACCGCCGACTCCTCGGCGCGAGTGGCGATCTGGTGGGCATGGAGGTAGTGAAGGTCGAGTTCGTCGATCAGGGATTTCTCGACGGCCTCGTGGAGGATCAGGTAGCGATCCACTTCCACTGTCCGCCCCTTGTCCGTGAAGGTCGTTGGCAGGTGGCGATCGATATAGATCGTGCGCCCATCCTGGCTGTAGCCGGCCAGATAGGGGATATCGCAATCCCGCCGCAAGGTGACGCGCCGCAGGACGGCATCGACCGTGCGCTCCAGCATCAGGGTCGATACATACCAGTCCGGGATATGGAGCTTGCGATGCGGGGCGATTGGGTGACAGCTGGACGTAGGCATCAAGACCTCCTTCAGGAAACACCGTCTGTTCGGGATTATACTAAGGTGTCTGCCACGGTGCTCGCCGAGTTGAGCGGCGGCAGGGGCCATGAGGAGACGCGCATGTCCGTTTTGTAGCCGCCATGGCGCTGTGTCGCCGCCCAAGACCTGTGTGTCGGCGAGCCAGATGGCTTTTGTGTCTTTCCGACACGATCCCATGAAACGCCCCCGGCGACACCATTGTGGCGTGGCCGGCGTCTTGTGTCTCAGGGGGCTCACGGCGCCCGCGCCGTTGCCGGTCGGCCCTACCGATCCCACACTGTCTCCGGCGGCCGTCGGGGCGCTCGCGCTGAGGGTCTCTGGTGCCCATGACGCGGTCTTGTATTATGTGGTGACAGTTCGGATTTGTGCGGGCATGGCGGGCTTTTTGCGCCATGATCAGGCCCAGACGCAAGGCCTTGTGGGGCGGTGCAGGGCGTGCCGCTTCCGTGATCTTGCCATCCAGCACTCCTGGAAGCATTTCCCTAGGACATAGCCGCCCGGCGGACGGGGAGGTGGGATGGGCGGCTTTGCGCATCCGATATCGCCGGGGTACAGTGAAGCCCGCGTGCCGGCGCGGGCGATGTGACGCCCTTTCGGGCGGGTCGTGGGAGGATGGACGATGAGGCGTTGGATAAGGGTCTGGGCCATGATGGGTGCGGCCTTGCTGTTACTGAGCGGGTGTGTCGTGCGCCCCGGCGGGTATGGGTATAGCGAGGCGACCTTTGCAGTGGCCGGGCCGCAGGTGGCGTTTACCTTCAGTGATGGGATCGACGCCTACTATGAGCCGGCCTTTGGGGCCTATATCTACGGCGCCAATGGCTACTATTATCGCTGGGTGAATGACGGCTGGGTCTATGCCACCTACTATGATGGCCCTTGGCTCCCGGTGGTCGCGACCGTCTATTTACCGCCCCTTCTGGCCTACGGTCCTCCGCCCCCCATCGTTCGTTACCGGCCCTATTTCGTCTGGTGGCGGATGCATGCCGCGCGCTGGTACGCCATACATCATCCCCACTGGTGGTATCGGCACCATTTTTACATGCGTCATTATGCCGCTTGGAGGGCGCATGTCATACGGTACTATGAGAATCATCCCGGCCGCCGTCCGGCGATGCGCGCGCTCTTCCATCGCCGCGAGCAACGAATCGATCACCTGCAGAGGCAGCGACGCCTGATGCGCCAGAGACGAGATCGATTCTACAATCACCATCCCATGGCGCGGAGGCCTGGGCCACCCCGCTATCGCAGACCGTTCATCCGTGGCGCTCATCCCGGGCGGCGGGCGCGGGGGCGTGCGCGGCTGCGACGCCGGAACAACAGGCCATAAGCGATGGGCCGCAGCCGCCACCACAAGTCGGTGGCGGCGCGAGGCTTCAGCACGTAGCGGTGCCCTGCGCGGGTCGGTCGTCCGGTCGGCGGTGACCGGCTGCGGCCCAGAGCCGCCGCAGCCGGTCTTCCTTGGCGGTGATGGCCTGTTCCTTGCCCGCAACGACGCGCTGCCGCAGGGCCAGCTTCGTATCGAGTTCGGCGCGCACTTCCGCGATACGCAAGTCGGTAGAGGCGAGCATATACCAGAGGTCGTACAGGTCGCGCGGTTCGTTCCGCGCCCGGTCGCTCAACGCCAGCAGCTTTTCAACCACGATTTCTTTTATGGCGTAGACCTTCACGGTGGGCCCGTCAGGCAAGTCGTCAAAACCGTCGTAGATGCGCTGTATGGGGCGATCCTGCAGCGGGAAACATAGGACTTCGTTGATCGTGATGTCGACCTTCATGTCGTTTGCGGCCGGCAGCGGCCCCTGATAGCGCAAGTAGAGGGTGTGGGTGTTCCGGTGGCCGTGGCGGTCTTCGCGGTCAAATGCGATCCGCAGGCCGCAGGCGGCTTCAAGCGCCGCAAAGATTTCGTTAAACCCCGCCAGGATCTCTTCGATTGCAATAGAACGGATCAAGGTGAAATCTAGGTCTTCCGAAAACCGGTAGTCGTCAAACCAGCAGCGGCGAAGGGCCGTGCCGCCTTTGAAGGCCAGCACCTCGCGCAGCGGATGACGGGCCAGACCGGTCAGGAACCAAGCCAGCACGTAATCGCGTTCGATGACGGCCTCGGGGATTCGTCTGCCGCCAGCGCTCACCAGTGTGTTCGAGATCAGGGAAATGTTGCGCTGGGGAATCATTAGCCAAGCCTCGTGGCATCCAGTTCTTCGGGGGTCACGTTGAGCCGGAGCCGCCAACGTGATAGGAATACCCCCTCGGCGGGGAGCAGTGGATCAAGGCGCTGGTAAGTTGCCGTGAGCATGCCGCGCAGTGACTCCAGCACCGAAGCATCGGCCAGACCATAGTATTCCAAACAGGTAGCCCAAGCGACGCACGACGGCGCCGACGCCGAGGCGTCGTGCATAGCCCACCAGCTGTTCGATTTTCAGTACGCCCCGCTTCATCCACAAGCCCTTGGCGACTTCGGTGATGCCACTAGCAAATGCCGGGTGGCGCAGGCCGTCGATGATGGTGCGCTCAGCGTCGCTGATCATCACGAAGCGCTCCTTGTCAATCCAATGCTTCATGACCCCGAATTCTTGCTCTGCCGTAATGTGGACGAACCGAAAGTCATAGCCGCCCACCACCTGCGGACGCACGCGCTGTGTGCACGACACATAAACGGTGAGGTTCGGTTGCGTCACCATACGGTGCAGTTCAAGCGCGGTGCCATGCGACAGAAAGTAGGACGCGCTACCCGCGAGTTCACGCGCGATCAGGTACGGGCTGTCGATATGCTCGGTGGCCCGGCCGAGATCGAAGGGCACGAGATTGTATAGGCCAGGCTTCAGTCGCGTGACCAAGCCTCGCCGCTGGGTCTTGTGCACGAGATTGCGGGCCGCCGCCGCCGATAAGCCGGTGATCGATTCCACATCCGTCAAGGTGAACGTCGACCGGCGTAGTTCATTCAGCTCAGTAAAGAGCTGCGCTGCGCGTGGGCCTAGCGTTTTCGTTTGTAAACGATACTTTGTGCTCAATATGCACCTCGAAAAGAAACATACTGCGCGGTAAATATAACGTAAATGATACTAGGAGGCGCGTTCGTCTCTTTCCAGGAGACAAATTGCGCATATAAGATCATTATTAGAGGCAAAAATCCCCGTAGGCCGCGCCAAGTCATGGGCCGGCCCAAAAAAAGGGGAGGGGGAATGCCCAATGACCGTCAGTGTCCACAATCCCGACGAGTATATGGCCGCTAGCCCACAAAGGGAGGCCCCCCGGCTCTGCCGGGGAGGCAGGTAAAGTTTGACAAATAGGGGAGTCTATCGACGAAGCGCCCATGGGTGAGCCCGGCGGCTCACCCATGGGAGATTCCCGATGGATGAGCATCAAGACTCCAGCCACTCGAAGTGGGAGTGCAAATATCATGCGGTGTTTATCCCGAAATGTCGCCGAAAAACTCTATACGCACAATTGCGGCAACAGTGAGGCGAGGTCTTCCGCAATCTGGCAGAACGCAGGGCATCCGGATCGAGGAGGGCCGCCTGATGTCAGATCATGTGCACATGATGATATCGATTCCACCCAAGTACGCAGTCTCACAGGTGGTGGACGAGCGAACCGGGCTCCTGGCTAGTTCTCTTCCACACAAGACGGTAAGGGGTACGCGAATGACAACTACGGTAGCTGCGTCGGAATACCAGCTTATAGGTTTGACTGAAGGCGGCGACCTCGGCGATTGCCTCACCGGTCTCGATCAAAAACAGGCGCGCATACGCGTGCAGGCGCTTGTCGCCGTCGGAGATACCCAGGGACCGGGGCCAAGATCGATATGCGCCACCGCCACGCAAAGCCTGTCAAAAGCCACTGGATCTATCCGCTGACGCGCGACTTAGTGGCAACTCGGCAAGGGATAAGCGTGACCTGCCCTCGGCCGTCTGGCATGCCTGCCGCTCATCAAAGGATGTAACGGAAGGCGCGTTGATCCAGGCTCATGTGTCGGTGTAGCGCAGGCGCCAGGCGTTGCAAGGGGCAGGGTTTTATGGGCGCGCGCACAGCCGAGCGCCGCGGATGGGTTCGATCGGATTTCCATGGATGCGTGAGTTTTGGCCGTGATGTGCGCTGGGCCACGCGAGGCGCGACTGCCACGCTGTATGAGCCCGCGTTGTGCTACAATAGCCAGATCTCCGGGGTTTGAAATGCTGGGGGGCCGCACCCACATCTATCCGGCCATGATGACGATGACCTGCCATTTGCGTGAGACCCGCCGCTGGGCCATGACCTTGGTCCTGGCCGGCACTTTGCTCGTGGGCCCGGCGTGGGCGGCGCAGCCGCGGCATCCGGTCCCTATGACGCATGTCGCGATGGCGTCGACTGCGCAACCTCCGCGGCAGTCGCTCATGGATCTCCTCAACACACCGCCGGCGCGGCGCAGGCCGCCCGCGGGTCAGGTGGCCGGCGCGCTGAGCAGTCTCGGTCAGGCGCTGGTCCTGAAGCCGGATCTCGGCGCCTGCCAGTCGTTCGTCCATGGTTGCCACGAAGGCGCGATC is part of the Acidiferrobacter thiooxydans genome and harbors:
- a CDS encoding type IV toxin-antitoxin system AbiEi family antitoxin domain-containing protein produces the protein MSTKYRLQTKTLGPRAAQLFTELNELRRSTFTLTDVESITGLSAAAARNLVHKTQRRGLVTRLKPGLYNLVPFDLGRATEHIDSPYLIARELAGSASYFLSHGTALELHRMVTQPNLTVYVSCTQRVRPQVVGGYDFRFVHITAEQEFGVMKHWIDKERFVMISDAERTIIDGLRHPAFASGITEVAKGLWMKRGVLKIEQLVGYARRLGVGAVVRRLGYLFGILWSGRCFGAGVTARHAHGNLPAP
- a CDS encoding nucleotidyl transferase AbiEii/AbiGii toxin family protein, giving the protein MIPQRNISLISNTLVSAGGRRIPEAVIERDYVLAWFLTGLARHPLREVLAFKGGTALRRCWFDDYRFSEDLDFTLIRSIAIEEILAGFNEIFAALEAACGLRIAFDREDRHGHRNTHTLYLRYQGPLPAANDMKVDITINEVLCFPLQDRPIQRIYDGFDDLPDGPTVKVYAIKEIVVEKLLALSDRARNEPRDLYDLWYMLASTDLRIAEVRAELDTKLALRQRVVAGKEQAITAKEDRLRRLWAAAGHRRPDDRPAQGTATC
- the kch gene encoding voltage-gated potassium channel protein, giving the protein MLRLAPWARLRQGFEQGRRRFRAWFPHAPVALVVLLLGLMNLGPVLHLVRIGVFATPLTIPRLTAEAWRSAPRIVAGFLLFGAAGGLLWRSRLSWTVALLLVAATLMLAWRSGAGVPQALTVFNGVVLLALLVFQRDFDRSSLAAGTLFAIVSILLLLGYAVFGAFVLGQGFAPPVTTLTSALYFAVVTMSTVGYGDIVPKSADARFFVMSVIILGITVFATSISAVIVPAMTARMQNLMKGGGKRMMRKNHYVIVGATSLARNTCRELLARHLPVTVVVASAADAGAFGDADVLVGDASDADTLRTAGVPDATAVLALRDDDSENAFTVLAVKELNGATRTVAAVNHGKNMARMHHVRPDLVIAPQVMGGELLAMALNNEELDSDTVMRRLFRKGEVDS